The genomic DNA gggggggggggggggaaccATTTTCTACATTGGCGTCTGTCCGATTAATACATTTGGGGAAATAAGTGATACcagtataatatatacatatatatatatatatatcatatgtagatatatatgaCGATTAGGACATTCCTTCTAATTACTTGCTGACTTTAGTCCACCATGCCTGCTGCCGCTGCGCTGCTGGGTGTAGACCACAGAGTGGAAAAGAGATCATGCAAAGGGGAGAGCAATTGAAAACCAATGTGGAAAGGAAACTCCCCAACTGTCGGGCCCGAATGAAAAGGACCAGGAAACAACGAAATAGATACACAGAACCAATCAATTACAGTAATTCAATCGGGGAAGGTTTATTgcaacaatttcttttttcttttttctttttttaaaaaaaattacacatatttatatccaaaattatcattaattaattagttcaaGTAATTGGACGTTTATTTCCTTTAAATAAAGTGTTGGATTCGAGTCCtataaatgagaaaaatttACACCGTGAGAGATTTATCTCTTAATCGGCTGACCTGAattgaatttgattaattaggaTCTATTGGACTTTCGGATATTAGCGTGCACatcaacttaaaaaaaaaaaaaaacaaaagcaaaaaGTTATCATCAACTGACATGCATGCAGCTCCTGAGACTACAGTGGCGATGATGAAACTTCCGAGTAGGATCTTTCAAGCTTCGAATGATGTTGCAACGGACTAGCGTAGTAGAAGTGGTCCCCTGACATAGCAAGCGGACTAAGTTAGTTAGTTAGTACATACTGTACACATTACATATAGGACAAAATTAGGaattgaaaaagaatttaGTCCCGCGAACTTATGCTTTCTCATCTGTATTCGATAGCGTAAGTAAGTCGAGTAAGAAATAAATTCTCTTcgagtttctttctttttttatatatatgacagTGTTATGTTATGTAAGTTATCTATTGATCATTTTAACTGGCGGATTATCTACAAGTATGAGATGGATCCTCATAGATTATCAAACCAATTTGCTATACGTGtctgtatatatgtatatatgtatatgtatatatatatatatatatatatatatatatatgaaggtTGACAGATATGCCACATGAGAGAAGATCCAGGCGATTGTTTGTTACCCACCCTACCCTTAAATTCAATGACCAAGCAGAAAGAAAGGCTAGCTGCTAGCCTAGCTCGAACTCAAAGGGTAAAATAAAGGGCTGGCCACGAGCAAAGGCCCATCCCAATAATTCTTCATTATTGGGccgagcatatatatatatatatatatatatatacacacacacgaacattaattaatttctttaatcATAAGCGAAATCCATTAGTCTAATacaaaaataggaaataaaGCGAAATAAAAAGACAAATAAGTCCCATTGCTGATGATTGAACTCAAAATCATTTGGTTCCGAGTCGGTGGCTCGTGCCCGCTACACTAAAGCATCTGCAGCGGAGTCTCTTTCCCTAGTCTCTGGCGTCGACATGTCGAATCGAGAGACCAAGAGAGAGGGGCGCCAATTTGAGAGACTcgtctctctcttcccttctACTAACGAAGGATCGCCACGTGGCCCGCACATGCTGTTGTTGCACATGcaacaattttatttatttatttattaattttttcgagttatatatttattaattttttcagaGACTAGCAGAGGAATCGTTATTGTGTGGGCTCGCTACTCCAGACACATGACATGTAGCGAACTACACAAGTACACttcatttttttgtcttttagaaAAAAGTGTGGGAACCAAGACAAAGATCCAAATAGACACCGACCATTGGAGTACCCGGTCTCCCTTTTTGGCCGGTCTTTTTTTGGGAGAGGTGGCGTTCATGTAGCATCGCGTGGGTCCTCAATGAAGACCCAAAGAGAGACTTGCATTGGAGATGTCCCTACACTCCTTCGccattaattaaatttcaattatatgtGCATCCCCCAAAGCTGAGTCAGCTGGCTAGTTAAGTGTCTCGCAGAGGACATATTCTGAGGGATTGAATCGATTGATTGATTGTCGATCATCAGCATCGTCAGgtaattttttcttctcttaatTTCCCTATGCTAATATCCTACATATAATAATAAGCACAAGCTACTTACAATCTGCGCAGTTAGTAGTAATTGAACGTCTACGGCGATGACACGTAGCCAAATTTAACTAGGACTTCTACTCAGTACGTGTCAATTGGCAAGGGGAGAATAAAGGTacatatactatatataatacccttattttttatactgaattaattattatgtcGGTCAATGGTTATAGATGCATTGTGAGAGACGAATTGGCTAGTAAGTAATttcactatatataaaatggaaaaagtcGTTTTTGATACTCAATCTTtacttacttttttttgttttccttttaaaCATATTTCTTCATCCAATCCTATTCTAAACGGTACATAATTTGTTCGTTTTAGTCCTCCCATTAATTTTtctgcaaaaaaaataattttccattcaaaatatttataaaatatatttttaatttaaaataaaatttcgaaaatacaaaaaataagagaaaagggAGATCCCAGCCGGATTGGGTTCCCCCaatccttttttttgtatttcaaaaattaatttgtaattaaattacatattttaaaatattttggacatGAAACTAGTTTTTTGATGCAAAAATTAACggtaggactaaaatgaacaAATTATGTAACATTTAGGATAAGATTgaatggaaaaatatatttaggacgaaaacaaaaaaataagtaaaggTTGAGAACAAAAATGAGCTTTTCtcctatataaaatttttaaaaaggcCAGGAACTACAAAATCAAATatggggaatttttttttctataagaGAGACTCGtgagtttaatttaattctaggTGAGGCTAGAGAAATACAATAATATTAATGATAGAGATAATATCCTTAAGCTGGAGCCATACTCTATTTGGTGAGCTTCAACGCCTCTCCTGGTCAACATGCTCAAGCCCCTTCTTTCCATTCCAACCAAGGACTATCTATACCGTTAATATTACTGATTCTCAAGAATTATCTCGAATCGTATATCTGAGCGACATTCTTTCTGAGTCAtaataactaaataaaggaACACATGTAATCTCATTTTGATTATTAAGTTAGAGCGTGCGCTGCAATTCTACATACGtactttcttatatttttcttttttattggaaggaattaattcttttacaTGTCAAAGACGTGTCAAGCTGTGATATGTTGATTCCATAATTGCGAAACAGTATTTGTACGAGACCTGTGGACAAATGGGTGTATCTTTCCAAAAATTCCAAGTGGGTTCTTGAAAAGTCAGAGCAATATAtactaaataattgaaaagccCAAATAAATGCCACAAACCCCATGCATTGCCTATAGGAGAGACTAAGAGGAAATTTCTCCGTAGATCTTTGTCATCCCTTTGTCGACTCCATGTGTCTATTCATTTATTCCAACTTCAGTTCTGTGCGGTCTTTTCATCTCGTACAATTCTAATTCATAGTATATATTTGTAATAATTTACCATAAGACATATAGACGAATGGCACACTAGATATATTAGCCATGATTGTATTTCTATGCGGTCGtaaatactatatatatggtaTATATACGAGTGtgtgcttttatatatacgGAGAGAAACAACCGGCTAATTTACAATATACACTTACCCTCAATGATTGtttcaagcggttcgacatTTGTTTCTCTTAATTAAAGTCTCGAATtcgaatcttgtgaatgaGAAAAATCCTTGCTTATGAAAGTATTACCCTTTAGTGGACTGACGTGACTCAAACTGAATTAATGGGGGTTTAGTGGACTTCTGAATATCATGGtacacataaatatatatatatatatatatattataatacaCACTTTATCGGAAACTTACTGTGACGTTTGAAATGATTTAACTCAATTGTATTCAGAACGTACAGTGAAGTAAATAGGCATAGAGCCTTACATGTAAAGGAAAATCGAAATAGCCTATCGTAATATTAAGCCTAATATTAAGGACtatcaaatataaaacaaCTATTGAAAGATACAAGATACACAACTATACAATTTAAGATATCTGAAGATACTATATTCCTTAATACTTACATAGGTCTTGCACTTCTTAATCGAATAACAAAagcaataattatataaaggCTGCTACATTTTCGagcatattttttatttgcagAACTTGAGAAACATAATCGGTCCAAAATATAATGCAACATGTCTATaagcctatatatatacttgtgTATGTGTCTCTCCTTCGATGATTATATAATCATACCTTAAGCAgtaataatatgaaaaaatcaaagttcaaACCCATGCATGATCCACATCCATCGTATAAAAATTGGAAAGGTTCTTGCGATAAAATATACAACGCGTGGTTGTATAAAACTCAATCAACAATTGACACATGAGAAGGTGGTGACAGAAATCTCATGAATTATAACTGTTACATATGACtactgaatattttttttttcaggttcTTGCATAGTTTAATTGCATAAGCTTGTTTTCCTGCCATGCCGCAGCCGCAAATTATATTCTCTGTGTCTCACACAAGACGGGGACGAGAAGCACCCCTATGTATCTGGTAGTTGCCAATTGGAATACTACATGCATTCCAGGTCGATGATtaaggagaagaaaaatggacGGCTCGTATCATATGTGCTTTCAATACTTGATCAGTTTTATATTCAGTTCAATACTCAACAGACACacgggatatatatatatatatatatatatatatatatatatatatatatagccgaAGATCCACAACATACAATAATTAGTTGATACCACGCAATCGCggtaaccttttttttttaaatcaattttgtATCACAAAAATGGATATTAATACATATGATAATACACGAATGAATATTAATAGAACAATGAcgataaaattatatattctatCGAATGTATATGATAAACATATTGTGAATGAGAGTCAAAAGAATTAGGAATTGTGGCAATGGCAACAATATGTATAATAGTATTATGGAAATGAAATAGCCTTTAtagtaaaatttaataaatttgtaaaatatatcTAGATAGGCACATATGAAGAGCATGTGATATCACATAAATGTTACAATATAGGAAATACTGTAGTAATCAGAATAAAGGCGTTCTGTCTTCTATTTATAAGATATTTAATACATTGAGTTTAGACATTTATCATATCTTGAGAAATCTATTTAATTATCAagaaagttttaaaattttcaaaatatttttgtgttatatattattacatacaaAAGATATGGACAAATACTCGAAATACGTTGGATATACGCAAAAGAAATGtgataaaatttcatttaaccagaattaaaaagttaattGATGTAGAACTTAGGGTTTGTGATTTGATTTTTGTCGTGCAACTACGTCTCCATTTGcttgcttttttttctttccggTGTGAATCCTGATATCCAAAAGTTTAATGAGTCTCAATTAGTCCAGCTGAGTCGGGTTGGCCTATTTccttgcttttatatattataatggaTTCTTATTAGCTTTTTATGCCCGACATGCTTTAAATGAGAAAGGAGCGCTAGGGTTTACTATGAATGCCAACTTATACCATTTATAGAAAAGCACAATTCCATAGTTCCTGTATATATGTCAACATATATTACTTTAAATTGTTCTTTCTTCGTGCAACTATGTACACGTTTCCAAGGCTCTTTCGAGATAAGATCATGCTCCCAAATTCTCAAagtgatggatataatgtgagaGAACAGGTCAGCCAgctagaaaaaatatatattaaagaaagaaaataagagcTTAAACTTCATAGGGAAACATACATATCAAGAAAGGCAGAAGTCGGAACTATAAGAGGCTGATCTAATTGCAGGAGATCAATAGGAACCGATCCTTTATTCTAATTATGAACCAATATCTGTACGCACGCAcgtatacacacacatatatataaaacgaTTTATAGCACATCGAGTGCTCCAGTCCTCCCGGTCCAAAATGTAGAGCGTGGACGAAAGCACCTGACGAAAGCCGTTGAATGGCCCAATTTGCCCAAAGCTAAGATATCGATCTTATCTTAGATTAGAAAAATCAGGAAAAGGAAGTATTCTCCATTGCTAAATGGGCCAATCAGCATAAGACATCTGATGAGATTCCATCAAAGATTAAACTTTTGCATATTCTTTTAcctatctttattttttttaatcttagtTAGGACATACTATAGTATTACTCATCATGTGCACGTTATCTTCTTCTAGTGGCATCGACTATCTCTTCCCTCCTGAAGCTTTCCACACATATGTCCTTCCCCTAAATAAGCAACAAACATTCTTTTAATGGATATGGACGTTCAAGCATCCATATATCTTCAAATCTTCAGGCTTGCAAGGGACCAAAACTTGCAACCCACCACTTCAAAGGGTTTTGCTGACGAACCTATTTTGCATCTGGCTGATGAATGCATGTCTTTCTTATTATGAATCAGTATTGAACTGTCATGCAAATGACTAGCCAGAGTGAAACTTTTGCATATCTATAGTTAAGTAGACgaacaaatatataatgttAGTTCGAATATAGAATCACAATATCGATATAGATATTCCCCATATTGTGATTGTGGACACAAAGGATGTTACAATTGAAAGgcacgaaaaaagaaaaagataaaagataaatagTATCGCGGTATATGTCTTTTGGGAGCCGTCATGTAGCTGCCCTTATGTGCCTATAAAAGCGTTTTCCATTTCAAAGACCATGCAGCAGCAGCAAAAGCAAGCAAGCTAGCTCCTTGCATTCCCAAAATTTCCAGAGAATTAACTCCTGAGTTCCTGCGATCTGCAGCAACGAAATGTCGAGAATTGTGGATCCACTTATTGTTGGGAGGGTGATGGGAGATGTAGTCGAAGTCTTTACTCAGAGTGTTAAACTCACTATCACATACGGCTCCAACAAGAGAGTCTCCAACGGCCATGAGCTTATGCCTGCTGTTTTCATGACTAAACCTCGGGTCGAGATTGGAGGGGTTGACATGAGAGAGGCTTATACACTGGTAAGTAATTTCTAATTCTGATGTCATATATATGCACTTTGAAATTATATCAAAACCGTATATATATTGCTATTTGAATACTTACCAGCTGGTTTTTTCTTTGTTATCCACAAGATCTTGACAGACCCTGATGCTCCAAGCCCTAGTGATCCACACTTGAGGGAACATCTTCACTGGTTAGTCTTATAAACCATATATCTCTGGGAGTTTCATTTGATATATACATTATACATAAGAGTGGCTTCCGGTCGGTTTTCATAACTATCTTTTAATCCAATGCCTTTTTCTCCCTGAATTTTGCTTCATGCATTGCAGGATTAACTACATATGTTAACTGAGCATTTCGGGAAGTAATTTTCCATGCATCTTTTCCATCCGTTGGTTACATTATGCCTCCTCAATCAAATAGGCTTTTTCCAGATTTCACAAAAATATAACAGAAAAACAGAGAGCTAAAACCATTTTATGTTCAATGAATTTGTTTCCCACGAAAATGGCTATAATAGTATACGAATAATTAACTATAGTATGTATTTCGTTTCTAACATGtttatccaacttatgatTGGGAAAATATCACAGGATCGTTACCGACATACCAGGGACAACTGATGCATCTTTTGGTCAGCTCCTTCAGCTCCCTTTCTTCTCCAATTAATCTTtgtcctttaaaaaaaatggaatctATTTCTCCACATTAGTATCGGAAAACAAATtcacattatcatcatttTTTGCTGCAGGAAGAGAAATCGTGAGCTATGAGTCCCCGAATCCTGTCATCGGCATTCACCGCTACGTGTTTGTGCTGTTCAAGCAGACAAGAGGGAGGCAAACGGTTCGAGCCCCAATTTCACGGGACCATTTCAACACCAAGAAGTTCTCGGAAGACAATGGCCTGGGACTCCCAGTGGCTGTCGTGTACTTTAATGCCCAGAGAGAGACAGCTGCTCGAAGACGGTGATACACAAAC from Punica granatum isolate Tunisia-2019 chromosome 2, ASM765513v2, whole genome shotgun sequence includes the following:
- the LOC116196964 gene encoding CEN-like protein 1 yields the protein MSRIVDPLIVGRVMGDVVEVFTQSVKLTITYGSNKRVSNGHELMPAVFMTKPRVEIGGVDMREAYTLILTDPDAPSPSDPHLREHLHWIVTDIPGTTDASFGREIVSYESPNPVIGIHRYVFVLFKQTRGRQTVRAPISRDHFNTKKFSEDNGLGLPVAVVYFNAQRETAARRR